A genomic window from Gossypium hirsutum isolate 1008001.06 chromosome D12, Gossypium_hirsutum_v2.1, whole genome shotgun sequence includes:
- the LOC107946535 gene encoding flavonoid 3'-monooxygenase-like — MASFVLYSILSAVFLYFVFITSRKRRRLPLPPGPKPWPIIGNLPHMSPVPHQGLAAMAKVYGPLMHLRLGFVDVVVAASASMAAQFLKVHDSNFSSRPPNAGAKYVAYNYQDLVFAPYGPRWRLLRKMSSLHLFSGKALDDFRQIREEEIRVLVRALASAKTKVNLGQLLNVCTVNALGQVMMGKRVFGDGSGGSDPEADEFKSMVVELMQLAGVFNIGDFIPALEWLDLQGVQAKMKKLHNKFDRFLSAILEEHKTKARQSNGQVKHKDFLSTLISLENVDGAEGGKLSDTEIKALLLNMFTAGTDTSSSTVEWAMAELIRHPNIMAQVRKELDSVVGRDRLVSDLDLPNLTYFQAVIKETFRLHPSTPLSLPRMASDSCDINGYHIPKGATLLVNVWAISRDPNEWNNPLEFRPERFLPGGERPNADVRGNDFEVIPFGAGRRICAGMSLGLRMVQLLTATLAHAFEWELADGLMPEKLDMEEAYGLTLQRAAPLMVHPRPRLSKHAY; from the exons ATGGCCTCCTTTGTTCTATATTCTATTCTCTCCGCCGTTTTCCTCTATTTCGTTTTCATTACCTCGAGGAAGCGCCGCCGTCTGCCTCTCCCTCCTGGTCCTAAACCATGGCCCATCATTGGCAACTTGCCACATATGAGCCCTGTGCCTCACCAAGGTTTAGCCGCCATGGCCAAAGTCTACGGCCCTCTCATGCACCTCAGGTTGGGGTTCGTGGATGTTGTGGTGGCAGCGTCCGCCTCCATGGCGGCTCAATTCTTGAAAGTCCATGACTCTAACTTCTCCAGCCGCCCACCGAATGCCGGCGCCAAGTATGTGGCTTACAACTATCAGGACCTTGTGTTTGCGCCGTACGGACCGAGGTGGCGGCTGCTACGTAAAATGAGCTCCCTTCATCTCTTCTCCGGCAAGGCTTTGGACGACTTTAGACAGATTCGCGAG GAGGAGATAAGAGTGTTGGTACGAGCTTTGGCAAGCGCTAAAACAAAGGTGAATTTAGGGCAACTTTTGAACGTATGCACAGTGAATGCCCTGGGGCAAGTGATGATGGGGAAAAGGGTGTTCGGAGACGGCAGTGGAGGCTCCGATCCAGAAGCGGATGAGTTCAAGTCGATGGTGGTGGAGCTGATGCAGTTAGCCGGGGTTTTCAACATCGGCGACTTCATTCCGGCGCTTGAATGGCTGGATCTGCAAGGGGTGCAAGCTAAAATGAAGAAACTCCATAACAAATTCGATAGGTTCTTGAGTGCCATTCTTGAAGAACACAAAACCAAAGCTCGACAAAGTAATGGGCAAGTGAAACACAAGGATTTTTTAAGTACGTTGATTTCATTGGAGAATGTTGATGGCGCTGAAGGTGGAAAGCTCTCCGACACTGAGATCAAAGCATTACTTTTG AACATGTTCACAGCAGGAACTGATACATCTTCAAGCACAGTTGAGTGGGCAATGGCTGAGCTAATTCGGCATCCCAACATCATGGCTCAAGTTCGTAAAGAATTGGACTCAGTCGTTGGTCGAGACCGCCTCGTCTCCGACTTGGACTTGCCCAATCTAACCTACTTCCAAGCCGTCATCAAAGAAACCTTCCGCCTCCACCCGTCCACCCCGCTCTCCCTCCCTCGTATGGCCTCCGACAGCTGCGACATCAACGGCTACCACATCCCCAAGGGCGCCACCCTCTTGGTCAACGTATGGGCCATTTCTCGAGACCCTAACGAGTGGAACAACCCGCTTGAGTTTCGGCCCGAGAGGTTCTTGCCCGGCGGCGAAAGGCCGAACGCTGATGTTAGGGGCAATGATTTTGAGGTCATACCGTTCGGCGCCGGGCGTAGAATCTGTGCCGGAATGAGCTTGGGATTGCGCATGGTTCAACTGTTGACAGCGACGTTAGCGCATGCTTTCGAGTGGGAGTTGGCTGATGGATTAATGCCTGAGAAGCTGGACATGGAGGAAGCTTATGGGTTGACTTTACAACGTGCGGCACCATTGATGGTGCATCCAAGGCCAAGGTTATCAAAGCATGCTTATTGA
- the LOC107943940 gene encoding nudix hydrolase 3, translating into MGFRKNVLQFYFYKTFFGKSSSPLTIFLLLPEPYIEQVEYLDVLTKTGKKTSVSKPRGDVHRDGDYHKAVHVWIFAESTQELLLQKRADYKDSWPGLWDISSAGHISAGDSSLITAQRELQEELGVILPKDAFELIFIFLEECVTNNGKFINNEYSDVYRVTTLEPISREAFTLQ; encoded by the exons ATGGGTTTTAGGAAAAATGTCTTACAATTTTATTTCTACAAGACATTTTTCGGAAAATCTTCCTCCCCTCTCACCATATTCCTTCTTCTTCCAG AGCCTTACATTGAACAAGTAGAGTATCTCGACGTTCTCACTAAAACCGGTAAAAAAACCAGCGTTTCCAAGCCCAG GGGAGATGTCCATCGAGATGGGGATTACCATAAAGCAGTCCATGTTTGGATTTTTGCTGAGAGTACACAAGAATTACTTCTCCAAAAACGTGCAGACTACAAGGACTCGTGGCCAGGGTTGTGGGATATCTCCAGTGCTGGCCATATATCTGCTGGTGACTCATCGCTAATAACAGCACA GAGGGAGCTTCAAGAAGAACTAGGGGTGATCCTCCCAAAGGATGCATTTGAGTTGatattcatttttcttgaagagtG TGTCACAAACAATGGAAAGTTCATCAATAATGAATACAGCGATGTATACCGAGTAACAACTCTAGAGCCAATTTCTCGGGAAGCCTTTACACTTCAG TAA